From a single Cupriavidus taiwanensis LMG 19424 genomic region:
- a CDS encoding DEAD/DEAH box helicase, translating to MFGALFGKTRPTPAPATHRTPAVSTTAEGLRYPSPVDSAEAWLANPFAVAEHQDLGARLAQLHQEGLGRCEGAAFLLPWHDVYALLRHPDLSSYRNPLGIPADTNARPRLSSRGAIADAGFSILLDEWVDPQGRPLQPSPKLIGRSLHAGATVSLLPPPVAALLDQIEGFHATPAAERTQPFKERAFGNVRRLATAIGCPVSDYVARTVILTPERLQLALARRGEGEASVTEVVPGFDDAPPQWLAAFDRLPLQDSYDVPDGPSLVRVVLTPDVKAVLAEVKRMPGRRVAGRRAEAFVRNPFALLGEHSHAVLDADQFEQSLSAAGIRFKRFTPHAVRAESGQLTAVMLLIEEIGEAASPASDALTLTFATPDELARFTGKLGRCLDDGSQCVTWGPQELEILGDTPADLATLETWLREWHQPALWTAAEVLDLSHYSERIEDIGTEKPVVVPVIARQDEDGGWFEDNAAAGLRIDTGEDRTPTFVPVAFSEIPSLQAAVEAAEAAGATDLQLPGLADPVPVIEARRAVDALLAAQAALRRAEFDPSGGGSGGSAKKRLLIKHNFEALDYTEARADRLQMPDGQAPDLPQSLRPEVALKAHQHVGIAWLQHLWDASPHHCRGAVLADDMGLGKTLQLLTFMAACFERDPSLPPALVVAPVALLENWRSELSRFFAPEIPALTLYGDALRALRVSRHELDEELQAQGVTRLLKRNWIGDARLVLTTYETMRDLEFALASQQWSIMVCDEAQKIKNPAALVTRSAKKQKVRFRIACTGTPVENTLADLWCLFDFVQPGMLGALSHFSRTYRQPIEAKTDAQKAKVEELRALIQPQILHRKKTDVAKDLPAPVEHTPCKQLPMSGYQHRLYEGALATLREQRDTNPSAQLQALHAIRQICSDPHGFAEAGTRDLAIERLVNESPKMGWLIERLKALAAERSGNHKVIVFCEFRELQLLLQRVIAAFFGFAPDIVNGDTSADPRVAHSRQRLIDRFQDQPGFHAIILSPLAVGFGVNIQAANHVVHFTRTWNPAKEDQATARAYRIGQTRTVTVYYPGVISAQFPSFDVRLDALLGRKRELAADMLNGCSDLKAADFADFG from the coding sequence ATGTTTGGCGCACTCTTTGGCAAGACCAGACCAACGCCGGCGCCGGCGACCCATCGCACCCCAGCTGTCAGCACGACTGCCGAGGGCCTGCGTTACCCGTCGCCCGTCGACTCGGCCGAAGCCTGGCTGGCAAACCCGTTCGCTGTAGCCGAGCACCAGGACCTTGGTGCTCGGCTGGCCCAGCTGCACCAGGAAGGGTTGGGCCGGTGCGAAGGGGCGGCGTTTCTGCTGCCCTGGCACGACGTCTATGCGCTGCTTCGCCACCCCGACCTGTCCAGTTACCGCAATCCGCTCGGGATTCCCGCGGACACGAACGCACGCCCGCGCCTGAGCAGTCGTGGCGCAATTGCGGACGCCGGCTTTTCGATCCTGCTGGACGAATGGGTGGACCCGCAGGGGCGGCCACTTCAGCCCTCGCCCAAGCTGATCGGGCGTAGCCTGCACGCCGGCGCGACCGTGTCGCTGCTGCCGCCGCCCGTAGCCGCCCTACTCGACCAGATCGAGGGCTTCCATGCCACGCCGGCGGCCGAGCGCACGCAGCCGTTCAAGGAGCGGGCATTCGGCAACGTGCGCCGGCTCGCCACGGCAATCGGCTGTCCCGTTTCCGACTACGTCGCGCGCACGGTCATCCTAACGCCCGAACGTCTGCAGCTCGCGCTCGCGCGACGCGGCGAGGGCGAGGCGAGCGTCACGGAAGTCGTCCCCGGCTTCGACGACGCGCCGCCCCAGTGGCTCGCCGCGTTCGACCGCCTGCCGCTGCAGGACAGCTACGACGTTCCCGACGGTCCCTCGCTGGTGCGCGTGGTGCTGACACCCGACGTGAAGGCCGTGCTCGCCGAGGTCAAGCGCATGCCCGGCCGTCGCGTCGCAGGCCGTCGCGCTGAGGCATTCGTGCGCAATCCGTTTGCCCTGCTCGGTGAACACTCCCACGCCGTACTCGATGCCGACCAGTTCGAGCAAAGCCTGAGCGCGGCGGGCATTCGCTTCAAGCGGTTCACGCCGCACGCCGTACGGGCGGAGTCGGGCCAGCTGACGGCGGTCATGCTGCTGATCGAGGAAATTGGCGAGGCGGCGTCGCCGGCCAGTGACGCGCTCACCCTGACGTTCGCCACGCCTGACGAACTGGCCCGCTTCACCGGCAAGCTGGGCCGCTGCCTCGACGATGGCTCGCAATGTGTGACTTGGGGGCCGCAAGAACTGGAGATCCTGGGCGACACCCCTGCCGACCTGGCCACGCTCGAGACCTGGCTACGCGAATGGCACCAGCCCGCGCTGTGGACGGCGGCGGAAGTGCTGGATCTGAGCCACTATTCGGAGCGCATCGAGGACATCGGCACGGAAAAGCCCGTGGTGGTTCCGGTCATTGCCAGGCAGGACGAAGACGGCGGCTGGTTCGAAGACAATGCCGCCGCGGGGCTTCGGATCGATACGGGGGAGGATCGCACGCCGACCTTCGTGCCGGTGGCGTTCAGCGAGATTCCGTCGCTGCAGGCGGCCGTCGAAGCCGCCGAGGCGGCGGGCGCGACCGACCTGCAACTGCCGGGCCTCGCCGACCCGGTCCCTGTCATCGAAGCCCGCCGCGCCGTCGACGCGCTGCTGGCCGCGCAGGCCGCGCTCAGGCGTGCCGAATTTGATCCGTCCGGCGGCGGCTCCGGCGGTAGCGCCAAGAAGCGCCTGCTAATCAAGCACAACTTCGAGGCACTCGACTACACCGAAGCGCGCGCCGACCGGCTGCAGATGCCCGACGGCCAGGCACCGGACCTGCCGCAATCGCTGAGGCCGGAGGTCGCGCTGAAGGCCCATCAGCACGTCGGCATCGCGTGGCTGCAGCATCTTTGGGATGCCTCGCCGCATCACTGCCGCGGTGCCGTGCTGGCGGACGACATGGGGCTCGGCAAGACGCTGCAACTGCTGACATTCATGGCCGCCTGCTTCGAACGCGACCCGTCGCTGCCACCCGCGCTGGTGGTGGCGCCGGTCGCCCTTCTGGAAAACTGGCGCAGCGAACTGAGCCGCTTCTTTGCGCCCGAGATTCCGGCGCTGACCCTGTACGGCGATGCGCTGCGCGCGCTGCGCGTGAGCCGGCACGAGCTGGACGAGGAACTGCAGGCGCAGGGCGTGACCCGGCTGCTCAAGCGCAACTGGATTGGTGACGCCCGGCTGGTCCTGACGACCTATGAGACGATGCGGGACCTCGAATTCGCCCTGGCGAGCCAGCAGTGGTCGATCATGGTCTGCGATGAGGCGCAGAAGATCAAGAATCCTGCCGCCCTGGTGACGCGCTCGGCCAAGAAGCAGAAGGTCCGCTTCCGGATCGCCTGCACCGGCACGCCCGTGGAGAACACGCTGGCGGACCTCTGGTGCCTGTTCGACTTTGTGCAACCGGGCATGCTCGGCGCATTGAGCCACTTTTCCCGCACCTATCGCCAGCCGATCGAAGCCAAGACCGACGCGCAGAAGGCCAAGGTGGAGGAACTGCGGGCGCTGATCCAGCCGCAGATCCTGCATCGCAAGAAGACCGACGTCGCCAAGGACCTGCCCGCCCCGGTGGAGCACACCCCGTGCAAGCAGCTGCCGATGTCCGGCTACCAGCACCGCCTTTACGAAGGCGCCCTGGCGACGCTGCGCGAGCAGCGCGACACCAACCCGTCGGCGCAGTTGCAAGCGCTGCACGCCATCCGGCAGATCTGCTCCGACCCGCACGGGTTTGCCGAAGCCGGCACGCGCGACCTGGCGATCGAGCGGCTGGTCAACGAATCGCCGAAGATGGGCTGGCTGATCGAGCGGCTGAAGGCGCTGGCGGCCGAACGCTCGGGCAACCACAAGGTCATCGTCTTCTGCGAGTTTCGGGAACTGCAACTGCTGCTGCAGCGCGTGATCGCGGCCTTCTTCGGCTTCGCGCCGGATATCGTCAATGGGGATACGTCGGCCGACCCGCGCGTGGCGCACAGTCGCCAGCGACTGATCGACCGCTTCCAGGACCAGCCCGGCTTCCACGCGATCATCCTGTCGCCGCTTGCGGTCGGCTTCGGCGTGAACATCCAGGCCGCTAACCACGTCGTCCATTTCACGCGCACTTGGAACCCGGCCAAGGAGGACCAGGCCACGGCGCGCGCCTATCGCATCGGCCAGACCCGCACGGTCACGGTGTACTACCCGGGCGTGATCAGTGCGCAGTTTCCGAGCTTCGATGTACGGCTGGATGCGCTGCTCGGGCGCAAACGGGAACTGGCAGCCGACATGCTCAACGGGTGCAGCGATCTGAAAGCGGCGGACTTCGCGGACTTCGGTTGA
- a CDS encoding EH signature domain-containing protein, whose translation MPYRRPIDALQARLAEAMSEAQVFRALEWGHPRAMTQALRELRHGLVDVGEVAPSKDQVQASLRRFGATQRVENFTELKYVCHGITVPVGDERWRVIDNGPLFNRLLTLVDEQQGRPKQYRRCYQGLLHGFFGFDRRASAASPAQVNWTTLRGFLDSRLDRLVQSANRRGLCPTWLGALVDHRNLLTDNPCRRYADALIQGNTDELRKVCADLGIANSSWVWDEALMAYVRTVCEAEDRAFHDRLSGVLQLVNGRLDLKLPETLAKRATAMTVVRYARCGERPEHQSLRDTCLARIGNPWMQRVAWDAAVGDEPARKMVEGWIKRRLIRDFFEHLAADGTADRRRLEYWLKWEPQISQMWFVLGRDAWRDRSATFQALRKRMEGQARELVDSDDGNNAFIMQIGDLIAIEFGKTNNACFVYHAANFKADLDAPRFDTNRDLKQRLNGERLTHNGAWEWKFDESLKSMLRSTPSPQRQQPATDIRSGASPSLSAADFREIAKLCADNSVGWEDNRRHGGALWILLTEPKRVPRLSVMLRSLGFNYKEGRGFWIKG comes from the coding sequence ATGCCCTATCGCCGACCGATAGACGCGCTGCAGGCCCGCCTCGCAGAAGCCATGTCCGAGGCGCAAGTGTTTCGTGCGCTCGAATGGGGCCACCCGCGCGCCATGACGCAGGCGCTGCGTGAGCTCCGCCATGGCCTGGTCGACGTCGGCGAGGTCGCCCCGTCAAAGGATCAGGTCCAGGCATCGCTGCGGCGCTTCGGCGCGACTCAGCGCGTGGAGAACTTCACGGAACTGAAGTACGTGTGCCACGGCATCACGGTGCCCGTTGGCGACGAGCGCTGGCGAGTGATCGACAATGGGCCGCTCTTCAACCGGCTTCTCACCCTGGTGGACGAGCAGCAGGGGCGGCCGAAGCAATACCGGCGCTGCTATCAGGGCCTGTTGCATGGATTTTTCGGGTTTGACCGCCGCGCCAGTGCCGCCTCGCCAGCCCAGGTCAACTGGACCACGCTGCGCGGCTTTCTCGACAGCCGGCTGGACCGCCTGGTGCAGAGCGCGAACCGGCGCGGGCTCTGCCCCACCTGGCTGGGCGCCCTCGTCGACCATCGCAATCTGCTGACGGACAACCCGTGCCGCCGCTATGCCGACGCGCTGATACAGGGCAACACCGACGAACTGCGCAAGGTCTGCGCCGACCTTGGGATCGCCAATAGTTCCTGGGTGTGGGACGAAGCGCTCATGGCCTACGTGCGGACGGTCTGCGAGGCCGAGGACCGCGCGTTCCACGATCGCTTGTCGGGGGTGCTGCAACTGGTCAACGGCCGCTTGGATCTGAAACTCCCCGAGACGCTGGCGAAGCGGGCAACGGCAATGACCGTGGTGCGCTACGCGCGCTGTGGCGAGCGGCCCGAGCACCAATCCCTGCGCGATACCTGCCTTGCGCGGATCGGCAATCCCTGGATGCAGCGCGTAGCCTGGGATGCCGCCGTGGGCGACGAGCCTGCACGCAAGATGGTCGAAGGCTGGATCAAGCGCCGCCTGATCCGCGATTTCTTCGAACATCTGGCGGCCGATGGCACGGCCGATCGCCGACGCCTCGAATACTGGCTGAAGTGGGAGCCGCAGATCTCGCAGATGTGGTTCGTGCTCGGGCGGGATGCCTGGCGCGACCGCAGTGCCACGTTCCAGGCCCTGCGCAAGCGCATGGAAGGCCAGGCGCGGGAGTTGGTCGACAGTGACGACGGCAATAACGCCTTCATCATGCAAATCGGCGATCTGATTGCCATCGAGTTCGGCAAGACCAACAATGCATGCTTTGTCTACCATGCTGCCAATTTCAAGGCGGACCTCGACGCACCGCGCTTTGACACCAACCGGGACCTCAAGCAACGCCTGAATGGCGAGCGCCTGACTCACAACGGCGCCTGGGAATGGAAATTCGACGAGTCCCTGAAATCGATGCTGCGATCTACTCCATCTCCACAACGGCAGCAACCGGCCACCGACATCCGATCCGGCGCGTCCCCCTCCCTTAGCGCCGCCGACTTCCGCGAAATCGCCAAGCTGTGCGCGGACAACAGTGTCGGCTGGGAGGATAACCGGCGCCACGGCGGCGCCCTCTGGATTCTGCTCACCGAGCCCAAGCGGGTGCCTCGCCTTTCGGTCATGCTGCGCAGCCTCGGCTTTAACTACAAGGAAGGCAGGGGTTTCTGGATCAAGGGATAA
- a CDS encoding flagellar motor protein MotB: MLGVKMAPRRRGREEGEKPFWISFSDLMTALMVLFLVALSVALLAVTKKISDDEREEKARAEQISGLMTEVRKVAEQFPGVRVIDRTIDFGPRGRFEREGQNTLSAQQRALVRDFTPRLLEQLRTTEAGRHWFKRAVVEGYASQTGKYLFNLNLSLERSSRVICELLREPPAGDTRLSDADRQLVATRFFVGGASFNSLRATAEDSRRIEFKLEFKTRQERQEELAQPAPAADTAALLLALDPKERCPIADR; encoded by the coding sequence ATGCTTGGCGTAAAAATGGCGCCCCGCCGGCGGGGGCGGGAGGAAGGCGAAAAGCCCTTCTGGATCTCGTTCTCCGACCTGATGACGGCCCTGATGGTACTCTTCCTCGTGGCGCTCAGCGTGGCGCTGCTCGCCGTGACCAAAAAGATCTCCGATGACGAACGCGAGGAGAAAGCACGCGCTGAGCAGATCAGCGGACTGATGACCGAGGTCAGGAAGGTGGCCGAGCAGTTCCCGGGCGTGCGGGTGATCGACCGCACCATCGACTTCGGCCCGCGGGGACGGTTCGAGCGCGAGGGACAGAACACACTCTCCGCGCAACAGCGGGCGCTGGTGCGCGACTTCACGCCCAGGCTGCTGGAGCAGTTGCGGACCACCGAGGCTGGCCGCCACTGGTTCAAGCGTGCCGTGGTCGAGGGCTATGCCAGCCAGACCGGCAAGTACCTGTTCAACCTGAACCTGAGCCTGGAGCGCAGCTCGCGCGTGATCTGCGAACTGCTGCGCGAGCCGCCCGCCGGCGACACGCGACTGTCCGATGCCGACCGCCAGCTGGTCGCCACGCGCTTCTTCGTGGGTGGCGCATCGTTCAATTCCCTGCGCGCGACCGCCGAGGACAGCCGCCGCATCGAGTTCAAGCTCGAGTTCAAGACCCGCCAGGAACGGCAGGAGGAACTTGCCCAGCCGGCGCCCGCCGCAGACACAGCCGCCCTGTTGCTGGCGCTCGACCCGAAAGAACGATGCCCTATCGCCGACCGATAG
- the zorA gene encoding anti-phage ZorAB system protein ZorA codes for MTTDFFALLSDVLHWGIGGLLLLALAGFVMQFLRPALRTRRELGHALERLEQLKAQGPVLDLDRVASDAMLSPTLRHCWNEYRDTLHGQKQATATGMMEVARWRATAMANGFFTEQALVESPLRSEFYKHLPGILTGLGIIGTFSGLILGLQNFHVSDDAAAVRGSLESLIYSVGGAFMVSGVAIFLAMAVTTVEKMMLNGRYTQVEALCGLIDSLFDSGAGEEYLQRLVEASETSATQAMQMKESLVTDLKQVLSELTQQQIATITSTSAQLGQSITHSLSEGLAEPLQRISHAVESVGNSQGEGVSKLLMDVLANFTAQMEGMFGTQMRGMNDMLVQTANTIQTASLRFERLAEQIQDAGTGAADAMAKRMDEALQQMQARQAEANDQMRAFVEELRRNVANGQSESAELTRSMMRDLSESTGALVRSLQDQAHAAYQAHAQRQADMEAQNGRLVAQQAEQLAGLTTAVNESSEAMRQTVARLEAATNANVERMGLGAERLQLAANRLGDNLDAMRAASEGMVGATGKLDQSARTLDTALLATQQALGEQKAVRDAVTAMVSALRDTVENAKREAGLTSELVGKLEAASRQLAQAQDDAANYLEEVNDVLTGAHGAFAQQVEATLRHGNKVFHEELAQATSLLKGAIQDLADVLDTVPTPA; via the coding sequence ATGACGACCGATTTTTTTGCCCTGCTTTCCGATGTGCTTCACTGGGGCATCGGCGGACTGCTGCTGCTGGCGCTTGCCGGCTTCGTCATGCAATTTCTCCGGCCAGCCTTGCGGACGCGCCGTGAATTGGGGCATGCCTTGGAGCGACTGGAGCAACTGAAGGCTCAGGGCCCGGTACTGGATCTGGATCGCGTGGCGAGCGACGCGATGCTGAGCCCCACCCTGCGCCACTGCTGGAACGAGTACCGCGACACCCTGCACGGGCAAAAGCAAGCCACGGCCACCGGCATGATGGAAGTGGCGCGTTGGCGCGCCACCGCGATGGCGAATGGCTTCTTCACGGAACAGGCGCTGGTCGAGTCGCCGCTGCGCTCGGAGTTCTACAAGCACCTTCCCGGTATCCTGACCGGCCTGGGCATCATCGGCACGTTCTCCGGGCTCATCCTTGGCCTGCAGAATTTCCATGTCTCGGACGATGCCGCCGCCGTGCGCGGCAGCCTGGAATCGCTGATCTACAGCGTCGGCGGCGCCTTTATGGTTTCCGGGGTCGCTATCTTTCTCGCCATGGCGGTCACGACCGTGGAGAAGATGATGCTGAACGGCCGCTACACGCAAGTCGAAGCGCTATGCGGCCTGATCGATAGCTTGTTCGACTCCGGCGCCGGAGAGGAATACCTGCAACGTCTGGTCGAGGCGTCCGAAACATCCGCCACGCAGGCGATGCAGATGAAGGAGTCGCTCGTCACGGACCTGAAGCAGGTGCTCAGCGAACTGACGCAGCAGCAGATTGCGACCATTACCTCGACCAGCGCCCAGCTGGGGCAATCGATTACGCACAGTCTGTCGGAGGGCCTTGCCGAGCCGCTGCAGCGCATCTCCCATGCGGTGGAATCGGTGGGCAACAGTCAGGGCGAAGGTGTCAGCAAGCTGCTGATGGACGTATTGGCAAATTTCACGGCGCAGATGGAGGGCATGTTCGGCACGCAGATGCGCGGCATGAATGACATGCTCGTGCAGACCGCCAACACCATCCAGACGGCCTCGCTGCGCTTCGAGCGCCTGGCCGAGCAGATCCAGGACGCCGGCACCGGCGCGGCCGACGCCATGGCCAAGCGCATGGACGAGGCGCTGCAGCAGATGCAGGCCCGGCAGGCCGAGGCCAACGACCAGATGCGGGCCTTCGTCGAAGAGCTCAGGCGAAACGTGGCCAACGGCCAAAGCGAGTCCGCCGAGCTCACGCGCAGCATGATGCGGGACCTCAGCGAAAGCACCGGCGCCCTCGTCAGGAGCTTGCAGGACCAAGCGCACGCGGCATATCAGGCGCACGCACAGCGTCAGGCCGACATGGAAGCGCAGAACGGCAGACTGGTCGCGCAACAGGCCGAGCAGCTTGCCGGCCTGACCACGGCGGTCAACGAGAGTAGCGAAGCGATGCGCCAGACCGTGGCGCGCCTCGAAGCGGCCACGAACGCGAACGTCGAGCGCATGGGTCTGGGCGCGGAGCGCCTGCAGCTGGCGGCGAATCGTCTCGGCGACAACCTCGACGCGATGCGCGCGGCCAGCGAAGGCATGGTCGGTGCCACCGGCAAGCTCGACCAGTCCGCGCGTACGCTCGATACCGCACTACTCGCCACCCAGCAGGCGCTGGGCGAGCAAAAGGCAGTGCGCGATGCCGTGACCGCCATGGTCAGCGCCTTGCGCGACACCGTCGAGAATGCGAAGCGGGAAGCCGGCCTGACCTCGGAACTGGTCGGCAAGCTGGAAGCCGCTTCCCGGCAACTTGCGCAAGCCCAGGATGATGCGGCCAACTACCTTGAGGAAGTCAACGATGTGCTGACGGGAGCACATGGTGCGTTCGCGCAGCAGGTCGAGGCAACGCTGCGCCATGGCAACAAGGTCTTCCACGAAGAACTGGCGCAGGCCACATCGCTGCTCAAGGGCGCGATTCAGGACCTCGCCGACGTGCTCGACACCGTTCCGACCCCGGCATGA
- a CDS encoding type I restriction-modification system subunit M, translating to MNHQALSSFIWSVADLLRGNYKQSEYGRVILPFTVLRRLDCVLAITKPAVLAEFEAKTQAGINPDPFLQRKAKQSFYNVSPLDLVKLLGDQDHIRQNLYSYLQGFSASARDIFERFDFHMQVERLAKANLLYLVTEKFANIDLHPDTVDNAQMGLVFEELIRKFAEISNETAGEHFTPREVIRLMVNLIFIEDSDVLTAGNAVVRTIYDPTAGTGGMLSVADEFLREHNPSARLTMYGQELNDESYAICKADMLIKGQDVGNIVAGNTLSDDGHGARKFDYMLSNPPFGVEWKKVEKAVRQEHEQRGFDGRFGPGLPRVSDGSMLFLMHLLSKMRPAADGGSRFGIVLNGSPLFTGGAGSGESEIRRYVLENDLVEAIVGLPTDMFYNTGIATYVWILSNKKPEDRKGWVQLIDASSFWQKMRKSLGSKRKEMNDEQIAMVTRLFGDFVEAETATVLDADGKEVGRYVVAATAQPPEAPVGGRVKLAPISRIFRNEEFGYTTITVERPLRDENGQLMLGVKGKQKGKPQADSSLRDTENVPLDEEIDAYFVREVLPHAPDAWVDDDKSKVGYEIPFNRHFYVFEPPRDLHTIDEELKAVSVNIMRMLEELAE from the coding sequence ATGAACCACCAAGCCCTGTCGTCCTTCATCTGGTCCGTCGCCGATCTGTTGCGCGGCAATTACAAGCAATCCGAATACGGCCGCGTGATCCTGCCGTTCACCGTGCTGCGCCGCCTAGATTGCGTGCTCGCAATCACCAAGCCCGCCGTGCTGGCGGAGTTCGAGGCCAAGACGCAGGCCGGCATAAACCCCGACCCGTTCCTGCAGCGCAAGGCGAAGCAGTCGTTCTACAACGTTTCGCCGCTGGACCTGGTCAAGCTGCTGGGCGACCAAGACCACATCCGCCAGAACCTGTACAGCTACCTCCAGGGCTTCTCGGCGTCGGCGCGCGACATTTTCGAGCGTTTCGACTTCCACATGCAGGTCGAGCGGCTGGCCAAGGCCAACTTGCTGTATCTGGTCACTGAGAAGTTCGCCAACATCGATTTGCACCCCGACACGGTCGACAACGCCCAGATGGGTCTCGTGTTCGAGGAACTGATCCGCAAGTTCGCCGAAATCTCCAACGAGACCGCCGGTGAGCACTTCACCCCGCGCGAGGTGATCCGGTTGATGGTGAACCTGATCTTCATCGAGGACAGCGACGTGCTCACCGCCGGCAACGCCGTGGTGCGCACCATCTACGATCCCACCGCGGGCACCGGCGGCATGCTGTCGGTGGCAGACGAATTCCTGCGTGAGCACAATCCGTCCGCGCGCCTGACCATGTACGGCCAGGAGCTGAACGACGAGTCCTACGCCATCTGCAAGGCCGATATGCTGATCAAGGGCCAGGACGTGGGCAACATCGTCGCCGGCAACACGCTGTCGGATGATGGCCACGGCGCCCGCAAGTTCGACTACATGCTGTCCAATCCGCCCTTCGGCGTGGAATGGAAGAAGGTCGAGAAGGCCGTGCGCCAGGAGCACGAACAGCGCGGCTTTGACGGCCGCTTTGGCCCCGGGCTGCCGCGCGTGTCGGACGGCTCGATGCTGTTCCTGATGCACCTGCTCAGCAAGATGCGCCCGGCCGCCGACGGCGGCAGCCGCTTCGGCATCGTGCTCAACGGCTCGCCCCTCTTCACCGGCGGCGCCGGCAGCGGCGAGAGCGAGATCCGCCGCTACGTGCTGGAGAACGACCTGGTGGAAGCGATCGTCGGCCTGCCCACCGACATGTTCTACAACACCGGCATCGCGACCTACGTCTGGATCCTGTCCAACAAGAAGCCGGAGGACCGCAAGGGCTGGGTGCAGCTGATCGACGCTTCCAGCTTTTGGCAGAAGATGCGCAAGAGCCTGGGCAGCAAGCGCAAGGAAATGAACGACGAGCAGATCGCGATGGTGACGCGGCTGTTCGGCGACTTCGTCGAGGCCGAGACGGCGACGGTGCTGGATGCGGACGGCAAGGAGGTTGGGCGCTACGTGGTGGCGGCCACCGCGCAGCCGCCGGAAGCGCCAGTTGGCGGGCGGGTCAAGCTCGCGCCGATTTCGCGAATCTTCCGCAACGAGGAGTTCGGCTACACGACCATCACGGTGGAGCGGCCGCTGCGCGACGAGAACGGGCAATTGATGCTTGGCGTGAAGGGCAAGCAGAAGGGCAAGCCGCAGGCGGACAGCTCGCTACGGGATACGGAAAACGTGCCGCTTGACGAGGAGATCGACGCCTACTTTGTGCGCGAGGTGTTGCCCCATGCACCCGATGCGTGGGTCGACGACGACAAGAGCAAGGTCGGCTACGAGATTCCGTTCAACCGTCATTTCTATGTGTTCGAACCACCGCGCGATCTGCACACCATCGATGAGGAATTGAAGGCAGTGTCGGTAAATATCATGCGCATGCTGGAGGAGTTGGCGGAATGA
- a CDS encoding restriction endonuclease subunit S, translating into MSLQRYAAYRDSGIDWLGDMPAHWQVRRLRFAAEFNPSKSEVSHLDRDTLVSFLPMDAIGEEGSLVLEQVRQVSQVETGYTYFHEGDVAFAKITPCFENGKGAVMRGLLGGVGFGTTELIVARPRSDVTCSEYLHWLFCSIPFRKLGEGAMYGAGGQKRVPEDFARDFAIAFPPLSEQNAIVTFLYSETSKIDTLISEQDKLLVLLAEKRQATISRIVTRGLEPKVQIKSVGADWLGEIPIHWQAKRVKWLTSSIEQGWSPQCENYPAEGENEWGVLKVGCVNGGVFDAAENKKLPPELEPFPEYSLRKGDLLISRANTRELVGSAAVVPKDFHRLLLCDKLYRLRLDQAKCTPEFLAAYLATGEARGQIELGATGASSSMLNIGQSVIMDLLVPLPPAEEQAAIMDFLNAELDRLERLSLAANKSIDLLKARRTALITAAVTGKIDVRNAVPDTLAA; encoded by the coding sequence ATGAGTCTCCAGCGATATGCGGCTTACCGCGATAGCGGCATTGACTGGTTGGGCGATATGCCGGCACATTGGCAGGTCCGGCGCCTTCGATTTGCCGCGGAGTTCAATCCATCAAAATCGGAAGTTAGTCACCTCGATCGAGACACGCTTGTTTCCTTCCTTCCGATGGATGCGATAGGTGAAGAGGGCTCACTCGTTTTGGAGCAGGTACGCCAGGTCTCACAGGTAGAGACTGGCTATACCTATTTCCACGAGGGCGACGTCGCCTTTGCCAAAATCACGCCTTGCTTTGAAAATGGTAAAGGCGCGGTCATGCGGGGCTTGCTCGGCGGAGTTGGTTTTGGGACCACGGAGTTGATTGTCGCGCGGCCGCGATCTGATGTGACCTGCAGTGAGTACTTGCACTGGCTCTTTTGTTCTATTCCCTTCCGAAAACTTGGGGAGGGTGCCATGTACGGCGCCGGTGGTCAGAAGCGAGTTCCCGAGGATTTTGCTCGCGACTTTGCCATTGCTTTTCCCCCTCTCTCGGAGCAGAACGCCATTGTCACCTTTCTCTACAGCGAAACCAGCAAGATCGACACCTTGATATCCGAGCAGGATAAGCTGCTTGTTCTGCTGGCTGAGAAGCGGCAGGCGACGATTTCTCGGATCGTAACGCGCGGTCTTGAGCCGAAGGTGCAAATCAAGAGTGTTGGCGCCGACTGGCTTGGTGAGATTCCAATCCATTGGCAGGCCAAAAGGGTTAAATGGCTCACAAGCTCGATTGAGCAAGGATGGAGTCCCCAGTGCGAAAACTACCCCGCCGAAGGGGAAAACGAATGGGGTGTATTGAAGGTGGGATGCGTGAACGGCGGCGTGTTCGATGCCGCAGAAAATAAGAAGTTGCCTCCTGAACTGGAGCCATTTCCGGAATATTCATTACGTAAAGGTGATTTACTCATCTCTAGGGCGAATACCCGTGAGTTGGTAGGCAGTGCGGCCGTTGTACCAAAGGATTTTCACCGGTTGCTTTTGTGTGACAAGCTCTATCGGCTGCGGCTGGACCAAGCTAAGTGCACGCCGGAGTTTCTGGCAGCATACCTTGCTACGGGTGAGGCTCGGGGCCAAATTGAGCTTGGTGCAACGGGCGCGAGCAGTTCCATGCTGAACATCGGGCAATCGGTCATTATGGACCTTCTTGTCCCGCTTCCTCCTGCGGAAGAGCAAGCCGCGATCATGGATTTTTTGAATGCTGAACTAGATAGACTCGAACGGCTGTCGCTTGCTGCCAATAAATCCATTGATTTGCTTAAGGCGCGCCGCACTGCGCTAATTACTGCCGCTGTCACCGGCAAAATCGACGTCCGCAACGCCGTCCCCGACACTTTGGCCGCATGA